In Halichondria panicea chromosome 17, odHalPani1.1, whole genome shotgun sequence, a single window of DNA contains:
- the LOC135351113 gene encoding cyclin-H-like isoform X2, translating into MYHSSTQKRDWLFKDQQSINVKREAANRAFCSAHEASAQEKGVQLLTPVEEDIVVQYYLKKLVEFCSLFNPPSWAPLPKTALVTAVTYYKRLYTQCSVMEFHPKDMFLCCVFLAFKVDEYNLSLEQFVNMLAPHLIQSTSEYIISHELLLLKKLQFQLTVHSPFRPMSGFILDMKTRAPQLPNPDMFRKVADSFLVQSLGSDVAFLYPPSQIGLAALWHSAKQTHNRVDGYILSVLLNSEGSDTIDTIMDLLQKIEDLVFSVKLPDGAMLAPVEAKLQQCSIQALTIATTTTKRKRQSEDNLSVGGSDGKKHRSDQEPSPWSLEID; encoded by the exons ATGTATCACAGTAGTACACAGAAGAGAGACTGGCTCTTTAAAGACCAGCAAAGTATCAATGTCAAGAGAGAGGCGGCCAATCGCGCCTTCTGTAGTGCACATGAAGCCTCGGCGCAAGAGAAAGGCGTTCAGTTATTGACACCAGTGGAGGAGGATATTGTGGTACAGTACTACTTGAAGAAGCTTGTTGAGTTTTGCAGTCTGTTCAACCCACCCAGCTGGGCCCCCCTCCCCAAGACTGCCCTG GTGACGGCAGTGACCTACTACAAGAGgttgtacacacagtgttcTGTCATGGAGTTCCATCCCAAGGAtatgtt tttgTGCTGTGTGTTCCTGGCGTTCAAAGTGGATGAGTACAATCTCTCACTGGAGCAGTTTGTGAACATGTTGGCCCCTCATCTCATACAGTCCACCTCTGAATACATCATCAGTCATGAG CTGCTGTTACTGAAGAAGCTCCAGTTCCAACTAACTGTCCATTCCCCATTCCGACCAATGAGTGGCTTCATCCTGGACATGAAG ACCAGAGCTCCACAACTGCCGAATCCTGACATGTTCAGAAAAGTTGCAGACAGTTTTCTTGTCCAAAGCTTGGGATCTGATGTGGCTTTCCTATACCCACCCTCACAG ataGGGCTAGCGGCTCTGTGGCACAGTGCTAAGCAGACCCACAACAGAGTGGATGGCTACATCCTCTCAGTCCTGCTCAACTCTGAAGGCTCTGACACCATTGACACCATCATGGACCTCCTGCAGA AGATAGAAGATTTAGTGTTCTCTGTTAAACTACCTGATGGCGCCATG CTAGCTCCAGTGGAGGCCAAGCTACAGCAGTGCAGTATACAAGCCCTGACCATCGCCACCACCACTACCAAGAG GAAGAGACAGAGTGAAGACAATCTCTCTGTGGGAGGCAGTGATGGGAAGAAACACAGGAGTGATCAG GAGCCCAGTCCGTGGTCACTAGAGATTGATTGA
- the LOC135351113 gene encoding cyclin-H-like isoform X1: MYHSSTQKRDWLFKDQQSINVKREAANRAFCSAHEASAQEKGVQLLTPVEEDIVVQYYLKKLVEFCSLFNPPSWAPLPKTALVTAVTYYKRLYTQCSVMEFHPKDMFLCCVFLAFKVDEYNLSLEQFVNMLAPHLIQSTSEYIISHELLLLKKLQFQLTVHSPFRPMSGFILDMKTRAPQLPNPDMFRKVADSFLVQSLGSDVAFLYPPSQIGLAALWHSAKQTHNRVDGYILSVLLNSEGSDTIDTIMDLLQKIEDLVFSVKLPDGAMLAPVEAKLQQCSIQALTIATTTTKSRKRQSEDNLSVGGSDGKKHRSDQEPSPWSLEID; this comes from the exons ATGTATCACAGTAGTACACAGAAGAGAGACTGGCTCTTTAAAGACCAGCAAAGTATCAATGTCAAGAGAGAGGCGGCCAATCGCGCCTTCTGTAGTGCACATGAAGCCTCGGCGCAAGAGAAAGGCGTTCAGTTATTGACACCAGTGGAGGAGGATATTGTGGTACAGTACTACTTGAAGAAGCTTGTTGAGTTTTGCAGTCTGTTCAACCCACCCAGCTGGGCCCCCCTCCCCAAGACTGCCCTG GTGACGGCAGTGACCTACTACAAGAGgttgtacacacagtgttcTGTCATGGAGTTCCATCCCAAGGAtatgtt tttgTGCTGTGTGTTCCTGGCGTTCAAAGTGGATGAGTACAATCTCTCACTGGAGCAGTTTGTGAACATGTTGGCCCCTCATCTCATACAGTCCACCTCTGAATACATCATCAGTCATGAG CTGCTGTTACTGAAGAAGCTCCAGTTCCAACTAACTGTCCATTCCCCATTCCGACCAATGAGTGGCTTCATCCTGGACATGAAG ACCAGAGCTCCACAACTGCCGAATCCTGACATGTTCAGAAAAGTTGCAGACAGTTTTCTTGTCCAAAGCTTGGGATCTGATGTGGCTTTCCTATACCCACCCTCACAG ataGGGCTAGCGGCTCTGTGGCACAGTGCTAAGCAGACCCACAACAGAGTGGATGGCTACATCCTCTCAGTCCTGCTCAACTCTGAAGGCTCTGACACCATTGACACCATCATGGACCTCCTGCAGA AGATAGAAGATTTAGTGTTCTCTGTTAAACTACCTGATGGCGCCATG CTAGCTCCAGTGGAGGCCAAGCTACAGCAGTGCAGTATACAAGCCCTGACCATCGCCACCACCACTACCAAGAG CAGGAAGAGACAGAGTGAAGACAATCTCTCTGTGGGAGGCAGTGATGGGAAGAAACACAGGAGTGATCAG GAGCCCAGTCCGTGGTCACTAGAGATTGATTGA
- the LOC135351114 gene encoding DNA repair protein RAD51 homolog 4-like produces the protein MNTLCADTRAKLQQAGIKSVVDFVRCAPGRIASKAGIPYKEVVEIRRRLLHECACIPIAASNLWEATNHALLPTGSHNLDVLLDGGLLTGQLTEVCGGPGAGKTQLCHSVASYISMATGSTVAYVDPSGSFDAHLTQEVLRSRCLSEEDIDLASGKIRVFQLFSIFELLSLLNSFKEGIPRMDDPFLANLRLVVIDPVTPLLSPLLGGRHSHGHVIMCQLVRAMRELASEHGIAILYTNNMVSNVGERGCGLKPALGLTWSHTPSTRLTLSTTLTTDGTRVATLTKSQQLATGVSTSFTISSHGLTDQ, from the exons ATGAACACACTGTGTGCAGACACTAGAGCTAAGCTCCAACAAGCAGGAATCAAATCAG TGGTTGACTTTGTGAGGTGTGCTCCCGGGAGGATTGCATCCAAGGCTGGCATTCCTTATAAGGAAGTTGTCGAGATCCGGAGACGTCTGCTCCACGAGTGTGCATGTATTCCAATTGCCGCTAGCAACCTATGGGAGGCGACCAATCATGCGCTACTTCCCACTG gtTCTCACAA TTTGGACGTGCTACTAGACGGTGGTTTGCTCACTGGGCAGCTAACAGAGGTGTGTGGAGGGCCTGGGGCTGGCAAGACACAG CTTTGTCATTCTGTAGCGAGCTATATTTCCATGGCAACTGGTTCCACAGTGGCGTATGTGGACCCCAGTGGATCGTTTGATGCTCACCTCACACAAGAGGTGCTCAGATCAAGGTGTCTGAGTGAAGAG GACATTGATTTGGCCTCAGGCAAAATTCGTGTGTTCCAACTGTTCTCAATATTTGAGCTCCTTTCGCTACTAAATTCTTTCAAGGAGGGCATTCCACGAATG GATGATCCATTTCTGGCCAATCTGAGGTTGGTTGTGATTGACCCCGTGACCCCTCTGCTCTCTCCTCTCCTGGGAGGACGACACAGTCATG GTCATGTGATCATGTGTCAGTTGGTCAGAGCTATGAGAGAGTTAGCTAGTGAGCATGGCATTGCTATACTG TACACTAACAACATGGTGTCCAATGTTGgtgagagggggtgtggtctgaaGCCGGCCCTGGGGCTCACATGGtcccacaccccctccacacgcCTCACACTCTCCACTACACTCACAACGGACGGCACTCGAGTGGCCACACTCACCAAGTCTCAGCAACTG GCTACCGGTGTGTCTACCTCCTTCACCATCTCCAGCCACGGACTCACTGATCAGTGA
- the LOC135351108 gene encoding adenylosuccinate lyase-like — protein MDPSDPYSSYRSPLTSRYASKDMLWTFSERHKFTTWRKLWLYLAQAQKELGLPVTDEQIKEMESNVENIDFGLAAKEEKKRRHDVMAHVHTFASCCPKASAIIHLGATSCYVTDNTDLIVIQEGINLLLTKVARCIQRLADFAEKHKDLPTLGYTHFQPAQLTTVGKRACLWLNDLLMDLHNLEHSRDRLRFRGVKGTTGTQASFLALFNGDHDKVVELDRRVTELAGFKSLFIVTGQTYTRKQDLDVLSSVSGVGATAHKIATDIRLLASKKEMEEPFEQDQIGSSAMPYKRNPMRCERCCSLARHLMVLVSDAQQTAAVQWLERSLDDSANRRISLGESFLTADSVLNTLQNVFEGLVVYPKVIEKNISQELPFMATENVIMAMVKTGADRQECHEQIRVLSQEAGNEVKLHGRENDLVSRLRASPYFNPVHSQLGELLDPQTFTGRAPQQVDHFLSAEVRPALVPYTDQLQGTAKLDI, from the exons ATGGACCCTAGTGACCCGTACTCCTCATATCGTAGTCCCCTCACGAGTCGCTATGCCAGCAAGGACATGCTCTGGACATTCTCAGAGAGACACAAGTTCACCACATGGAGAAAGCTATGGCTCTACCTCGCACAGGCACAGAAG GAGTTGGGACTTCCTGTTACTGACGAGCAGATCAAAGAAATGGAGTCCAATGTTGAGAATATAGACTTTGGTTTGGCAGCAAAGGAGGAGAAGAAGAGACGACACGATGTAAtggcacatgtacacacgttTGCCAGTTGCTGTCCCAAAGCCTCCGCCATCATCCACCTCGGGGCCACCTCCTGCTATGTCACTGATAACACT GACCTGATTGTGATTCAAGAGGGCATCAATCTTCTACTAACAAaa GTTGCCAGGTGTATTCAGAGGCTAGCTGACTTTGCAGAGAAGCACAAAGACCTACCCACTCTTGGATATACGCACTTCCA GCCTGCCCAGTTGACGACGGTTGGTAAGAGAGCTTGTCTGTGGCTCAATGATTTATTGATGGACCTCCACAACTTGGAGCACTCTAGAGACAGGCTTCGGTTTAGAGGTGTAAAGGGGACCACTGGAACACAAGCATCCTTCCTGGCTCTGTTTAATGGAGACCACgataag GTTGTGGAACTGGATAGAAGAGTCACTGAACTAGCAGGCTTCAAAAG TTTGTTCATTGTGACTGGACAAACGTACACTCGTAAACAAGACCTTGACGTGCTCTCCTCTGTCAGTGGGGTGGGGGCCACAGCTCACAAGATAGCCACAGACATTCGCCTCCTCGCCAGCAAGAAGGAAATGGAGGAACCGTTCGAGCAAGATCAGATCGGGTCCAGTGCCATGCCCTACAAGAGGAACCCCATGAGATGTGAGAG gtgTTGCAGTCTGGCACGCCACCTCATGGTCCTGGTGTCTGATGCACAGCAAACAGCTGCCGTCCAATGGTTGGAGCGTTCCCTTGACGACTCGGCCAATCGTAGGATTAGTCTGGGAGAGTCTTTCCTCACTGCAGACTCTGTCCTCAATACACTACAGAATGTGTTTGAGGGACTAGTTGTCTACCCTAAG GTAATTGAGAAGAACATTTCGCAAGAGCTTCCGTTTATGGCGACTGAAAATGTCATAATGGCGATGGTCAAGACGGGGGCGGACAgacag GAGTGCCATGAGCAGATCAGAGTGCTGTCTCAAGAGGCTGGTAACGAGGTGAAGCTGCATGGTCGTGAGAATGATCTGGTCAGTCGACTGAGGGCCTCTCCTTACTTCAACCCCGTACACTCACAACTGGGGGAGCTGTTGGACCCACAGACGTTCACTGGGAGAGCTCCACAACAG GTGGATCATTTCCTGTCGGCTGAGGTGAGACCAGCCCTCGTCCCTTACACTGACCAGCTGCAGGGAACTGCCAAACTAGACATTTGA
- the LOC135351117 gene encoding thiopurine S-methyltransferase-like, translating into MVKVAIFILSAFVSEKQSRIEAMAGPKIGISAEDWVKHWDTDFAEFSHQSHGHEHHDHHHHHDHHHHGHHHHGGAEEDERGCGSQKYLKKYLPKLTRDRPSVSVLVSLCGDSSDVAFLAGKGHDVIGIEISEKAVKSIFTENQPPIPYSVTEKGPFKVYTATDDKKIAIYVGNFFDTLPSDVGPFDAVWDGHGIVAIPEKDMQPYADKLKTLLKADGAMLFSTVWYDIRELTKGPAPAPLSTDELSRFFPGCKVELLEKGPFDNSDFEGVTKATNDINLITKNQ; encoded by the coding sequence ATGGTAAAGGTAGCCATTTTTATTCTCTCAGCATTTGTATCAGAGAAGCAGTCAAGAATTGAGGCAATGGCAGGACCCAAGATAGGCATCTCTGCTGAGGATTGGGTAAAGCACTGGGATACTGATTTTGCAGAGTTCTCACACCAGTCCCATGGCCACGAGCATCACGACCATCACCACCATCACGATCATCACCATCACGGTCATCACCATCACGGAGGAGCGGAGGAGGACGAAAGAGGTTGTGGAAGTCAGAAATATCTTAAGAAATACCTCCCCAAGCTAACTCGAGACCGACCCTCTGTGTCCGTACTAGTGTCGCTGTGTGGAGACTCCTCAGATGTGGCGTTCTTAGCCGGCAAAGGTCACGATGTAATCGGGATTGAGATATCCGAAAAAGCCGTCAAGTCTATATTCACGGAAAACCAGCCCCCAATTCCATACTCTGTAACAGAGAAAGGTCCCTTTAAGGTCTACACGGCCACTGATGACAAGAAGATAGCAATCTACGTTGGTAATTTTTTCGATACTCTACCTAGCGATGTGGGTCCATTTGATGCCGTATGGGATGGTCACGGTATTGTTGCTATACCTGAGAAAGACATGCAGCCTTATGCAGACAAGCTAAAGACGCTGCTGAAAGCCGATGGTGCGATGCTGTTCTCAACTGTGTGGTATGACATCAGAGAGCTTACTAAAGGGCCTGCCCCTGCCCCCCTCTCTACTGACGAGCTTAGCAGATTCTTCCCTGGCTGTAAGGTGGAACTACTGGAGAAAGGACCGTTTGATAATTCAGACTTTGAGGGAGTAACCAAGGCCACCAATGATATCAACCTTATTACAAAGAACCAATAG
- the LOC135351119 gene encoding thiopurine S-methyltransferase-like yields MAGPKIGISAEDWVKHWETDFVEFSHQEHGDQGEHGHQDHHGAGAEGCEERGCGSMKSLKKYLPKLTRDRPSVSVLVSLCGDSSDVAFLAGKGHDVIGIEISEKAVKSIFTENQPPIPYSVTEKGPFKVYTATDDKKIAIYVGNFFDTLPSDVGPFDAVWDGHGIVSLPEKDMQPYADKLKTLLKANGAMLFSTLWYDINELTKGPAPAPLSTDELSRFFPGCKVELLEKGPFDNSDFEGVTKITNDINFVTKNQ; encoded by the coding sequence ATGGCAGGACCCAAGATAGGCATCTCTGCTGAGGATTGGGTAAAGCACTGGGAGACTGACTTTGTAGAGTTCTCACACCAGGAGCATGGCGATCAGGGCGAGCACGGCCATCAGGATCATCATGGCGCCGGGGCCGAGGGATGCGAGGAAAGAGGTTGTGGAAGTATGAAATCACTTAAGAAATACCTCCCCAAGCTAACTCGAGACCGACCCTCTGTGTCCGTACTAGTGTCGCTGTGTGGAGACTCCTCAGATGTGGCGTTCTTAGCCGGCAAAGGTCACGATGTAATCGGGATTGAAATATCCGAAAAGGCCGTCAAGTCTATTTTCACGGAAAACCAGCCCCCAATTCCATACTCTGTAACAGAGAAAGGTCCCTTCAAGGTCTACACGGCCACTGATGACAAGAAGATAGCAATCTACGTTGGTAATTTTTTTGATACTCTACCTAGTGATGTGGGTCCATTTGATGCCGTATGGGATGGTCACGGTATTGTTTCACTACCTGAGAAAGACATGCAGCCATATGCAGACAAGCTGAAGACGCTGCtgaaagccaatggtgcgatgCTGTTCTCTACTTTGTGGTATGACATCAACGAGCTTACTAAAGGGCCTGCCCCTGCCCCCCTCTCTACTGACGAGCTTAGCAGATTCTTCCCTGGCTGTAAGGTGGAACTACTGGAGAAAGGACCGTTTGATAATTCAGACTTTGAGGGAGTAACCAAGATTACCAATGATATCAATTTTGTCACCAAGAACCAATAA
- the LOC135351431 gene encoding thiopurine S-methyltransferase-like, translating into MAGAGQPSQTGDAKFDNWQSMWTNSNGKPGWQVDVVDTYLQKHVSRLTGDKESITILVSWCGKCLDMIWLAEQGHTVVGVEYTEYAVNQFFSDNSIPFSMIERDGFKVYAAKERKITIYCGDMFKFTSSISGCMFDAVWDHHALGACNPSQRQTHIGVLRSILKPQGKILLSHFEYDPTEHSGPPFSLWPALIQELFKEHFSVELVEHIDRSDGSTAKRFNLSWNKRPIHLLQSLN; encoded by the coding sequence ATGGCTGGAGCTGGACAACCTTCACAGACAGGAGATGCCAAATTTGACAATTGGCAGAGCATGTGGACTAACAGTAATGGCAAGCCTGGATGGCAAGTGGATGTCGTTGACACGTACCTGCAGAAGCATGTGAGCCGTTTGACTGGAGACAAGGAAAGTATCACCATTTTGGTATCGTGGTGTGGCAAATGTTTGGACATGATCTGGTTGGCTGAGCAAGGGCACACGGTGGTTGGAGTAGAGTACACTGAGTACGCAGTCAACCAGTTCTTCAGCGACAACAGTATTCCATTCTCAATGATCGAGAGAGACGGGTTCAAAGTGTATGCAGCCAAGGAACGAAAGATAACCATCTATTGTGGAGACATGTTCAAGTTCACTTCGAGCATTTCCGGCTGCATGTTTGATGCTGTGTGGGACCACCATGCCCTGGGCGCCTGTAATCCTTCACAAAGACAGACACATATCGGAGTCTTACGATCCATTCTCAAGCCCCAGGGAAAGATTTTGTTGTCTCATTTCGAGTACGATCCGACTGAGCACTCTGGCCCTCCCTTCAGCTTGTGGCCTGCACTGATCCAGGAGCTATTCAAGGAGCACTTCAGTGTGGAGTTGGTGGAGCATATCGACCGATCAGATGGTTCAACAGCTAAGAGGTTTAACTTGTCCTGGAACAAAAGGCCAATACATTTACTTCAAAGCTtaaactag
- the LOC135351121 gene encoding sugar transporter SWEET1-like isoform X1, which produces MFKDMKDSLYAWRHVLGYMAVVFTLALFSAGILTCRKILIEKRVGVIPYIPFLAASLNCFFWATYSVLNEFWDNSILFINTFGLILQVMYIVLYYYFTEDKTSLIRDIFITCSIIGAVLFYVMVVVSELNRLIHLGIIANFFSICFFGSPLSTMPVVVRTKSIESMSLPFSVLCSLVTSLWTLYGLAVSDVYIQFPNLIGFILSLIQLFLFCVYPPTKKVLTIQSPA; this is translated from the exons aTGTTCAAGGACATGAAGGATAGTCTGTATGCATGGAGACATGTGTTGGGATACATGGCCGTTGTCTTCACACTAGCATTATTCTCAGCTGGAAT CCTCACCTGCCGTAAGATCCTCATAGAGAAGAGGGTTGGTGTTATACCATATATTCCCTTCCTCGCAGCCTCCTTGAA TTGCTTTTTCTGGGCCACCTATTCAGTTTTGAATGAATTTTGGGACAACTCAATTCTGTTCATCAATACTTTTGGACTTATTCTACAGGTCATGTACATTGTCCTCTATTATTACTTTACTGAAGacaag ACGTCGCTAATTCGTGACATTTTTATAACCTGTTCTATAATTGGAGCAGTTCTATTCTACGTGATGGTAGTGGTCAGTGAACTCAATAGGCTAATTCATCTTGGAATCATTGCCAATTTTTTCTCTATTTGCTTCTTTGGTTCTCCTCTGTCTACTATG ccTGTTGTAGTACGCACTAAGAGTATTGAGTCTATGTCCTTGCCTTTCTCTGTCCTCTGTTCTCTGGTTACCAGTCTGTGGACACTCTATGGACTAGCCGTCTCTGACGTCTACATTCAG ttccccAACTTGATAGGGTTCATCCTCTCTCTCATTCAACTCTTTCTGTTCTGTGTCTACCCTCCCACGAAGAAAGTTCTCACTATCCAATCACCGGCCTAA
- the LOC135351121 gene encoding sugar transporter SWEET1-like isoform X2, translated as MFKDMKDSLYAWRHVLGYMAVVFTLALFSAGILTCRKILIEKRVGVIPYIPFLAASLNCFFWATYSVLNEFWDNSILFINTFGLILQVMYIVLYYYFTEDKTSLIRDIFITCSIIGAVLFYVMVVVSELNRLIHLGIIANFFSICFFGSPLSTMPVVVRTKSIESMSLPFSVLCSLVTSLWTLYGLAVSDVYIQFPNLIGFILSLIQLFLFCVYPPTKKVLTIQSPA; from the exons ATGttc AAGGACATGAAGGATAGTCTGTATGCATGGAGACATGTGTTGGGATACATGGCCGTTGTCTTCACACTAGCATTATTCTCAGCTGGAAT CCTCACCTGCCGTAAGATCCTCATAGAGAAGAGGGTTGGTGTTATACCATATATTCCCTTCCTCGCAGCCTCCTTGAA TTGCTTTTTCTGGGCCACCTATTCAGTTTTGAATGAATTTTGGGACAACTCAATTCTGTTCATCAATACTTTTGGACTTATTCTACAGGTCATGTACATTGTCCTCTATTATTACTTTACTGAAGacaag ACGTCGCTAATTCGTGACATTTTTATAACCTGTTCTATAATTGGAGCAGTTCTATTCTACGTGATGGTAGTGGTCAGTGAACTCAATAGGCTAATTCATCTTGGAATCATTGCCAATTTTTTCTCTATTTGCTTCTTTGGTTCTCCTCTGTCTACTATG ccTGTTGTAGTACGCACTAAGAGTATTGAGTCTATGTCCTTGCCTTTCTCTGTCCTCTGTTCTCTGGTTACCAGTCTGTGGACACTCTATGGACTAGCCGTCTCTGACGTCTACATTCAG ttccccAACTTGATAGGGTTCATCCTCTCTCTCATTCAACTCTTTCTGTTCTGTGTCTACCCTCCCACGAAGAAAGTTCTCACTATCCAATCACCGGCCTAA
- the LOC135351124 gene encoding uncharacterized protein LOC135351124 produces MRAESEQYVGENLCTELTPFTFPVHDGHNTIEIRNVPMAYVKDLWQKIEDMLSMNDNDITGVHRLTWHEGRIPSDELWVKFGGDKGGGSFKMSFQIVNVENPNAANNTCVFCMFEASDNPVNLRIALKRYRDQIEDLESKTWR; encoded by the exons ATGCGGGCAGAATCGGAGCAGTACGTAGGGGAGAACCTATGTACCGAGTTAACCCCATTCACCTTTCCTGTCCATGATGGTCACAATACCATTGAGATTAGGAATGTTCCTATGGCGTATGTCAAGGATCTGTGGCAGAAGATAGAGGACATGTTGTCAATGAACGACAACGACATCACAGG GGTACACCGTCTCACCTGGCATGAAGGTCGTATCCCTAGTGATGAATTGTGGGTCAAGTTTGGGGGTGACAAAGGAGGAGGAAGCTTCAAGATGTCCTTCCAGATCGTCAACGTGGAGAATCCTAATGCGGCCAATAACACCTGTGTGTTCTGCATGTTTGAAGCGTCTGACAACCCCGTCAACCTCAGAATTGCTCTCAAGAGGTACAGAGACCAGATTGAAGACCTGGAGTCTAAAACCTGGAGGTGA
- the LOC135351120 gene encoding sugar transporter SWEET1-like — protein MFKDMKDSLYAWRHVLGYMAVVFTLALFSAGILTCRKILIEKRVGVIPYIPFLAASLNCFFWATYSVLNEFWDNSILFINTFGLILQVMYIVLYYYFTEDKTSLIRDIFITCSIIGAVLFYVMVVVSELNRLIHLGIIANFFSICFFGSPLSTMAVVVRTKSTESMSLPFSVLSSLVTSLWTLYGVAISDVYVQFPNFIGFILSLIQLSLFCVYPPKKKVFTIQSPA, from the exons ATGTTCAAGGACATGAAGGATAGTCTGTATGCATGGAGACATGTGTTGGGATACATGGCCGTTGTCTTCACACTAGCATTATTCTCAGCTGGAAT CCTCACCTGCCGTAAGATCCTCATAGAGAAGAGGGTTGGTGTTATACCATATATTCCCTTCCTCGCAGCCTCCTTGAA TTGCTTTTTCTGGGCCACCTATTCAGTTTTGAATGAATTTTGGGACAACTCAATTCTGTTCATCAATACTTTTGGACTTATTCTACAGGTCATGTACATTGTCCTCTATTATTACTTTACTGAAGacaag ACGTCGCTAATTCGTGACATTTTTATAACCTGTTCTATAATTGGAGCAGTTCTATTCTACGTGATGGTAGTGGTCAGTGAACTCAATAGGCTAATTCATCTTGGAATCATTGCCAATTTTTTCTCTATTTGCTTCTTTGGTTCTCCTCTGTCTACTATG gctGTTGTAGTACGCACTAAGAGTACTGAGTCTATGTCCTTGCCTTTCTCTGTCCTCTCTTCTCTGGTTACCAGTCTGTGGACACTCTACGGAGTAGCCATTTCTGACGTCTATGTTCAG ttccccAACTTCATAGGGTTCATCCTCTCTCTCATTCAACTCTCTCTGTTCTGTGTATACCCTCCCAAGAAGAAAGTCTTTACTATCCAATCACCGGCCTAA